The window AGAAAGGCTCGTTTTTGTGAGAACGAATCAATTCTGAAGCTTTTTCAGCTGTTTTACCATCAGAGTGTACCAAGTCATCACCTTCAGCTTTGACGATCGTCATCACATTTCCTCCTTTTCTTGGCAAAAGGCCATAGGGATTGTTTTGTACCAATTCCGCTTCACCATCAGCTGTCCACTCCGGACCCTGGCTATTGTACCTTTCATTCCATGAGGCTTCATCATCAGTCCCATTAGACCCTTTCTCAATATCTATAGGAACGCCCATGTGATAAATCTTGCTTACCCTGGCTGTAAACCAACCATTCTCTTTGAACAATTGTGGCCACATTTTTTTATCCGGACCAATATTCTCTCTTCCACTCACATATCCGAAAGTCCCTGTAGCATGAGGATAATATCCTGACATCATAGATGCCCTTGAAGGACCACATACGGGATACTGACAATAAGCCCTGGTAAATCTGGTTCCTTCTTCCGCCAGCTGATCGATATTTGGTGTATATCCGGCAGCATTTTCGTAGGAAGAAACTGCTGTAGTAGTAAGGTCATCTGAAATTATAAAAAGAATATTCGGCTTCTTTGACTTTTGAGCTATCGTTTCCACTGATAGCGATAAACACAAAAGGTAGGTCGCAAATAATGCTATTCGTCTTAGCTGGGTATTCATGAATTTAATTTAATTTTTATTGGAGGAATAGGGTGTCAATCGCTCACGTTCCAAATCACTCTTAATCTCCGCTTCTGTTAATTTAAATGGTTCTTCTAATTTTTTCACCAAATCGGGCTTTTTCTCAGCAAGATCATTGGTTTCTCCAATATCTTCCTGAAGGTTAAAAAGCTTCCAGGGCTCTTCATTACTTTCTCTAAAGATCTTATAATCTCCCCATATCAATGCCTCCTGCCCCTTGTATTTAAAAAACATGGAGGCATGGGGAGAATGTTTAGTTGCTCCTGTTAATACTGGCAGTGGATTTCTTCCATCGTAATACCTGTCTTGTGGCAACTCTGCCTCAGCCAAATTAGCGGCAGCCTGCATCAGGTCCAAGGACCAAAGTCTGGTATCAATGGTTTCATTTGCTTTCACCTTACCGGGCCATCTCACCAAGGCAGGAACACGGATTCCGCCTTCCCAAAGGGTTACCCCTGCACCGTTTAAAGGCGCGTTGGATTGAATATCCAAGTAGGGATAAAATGCGCCGTTGTCTGAGTAGAAAAATACAAAGGTATTGTCAGCTATACCCAATTCGTCCAATGAATCCATTAACCTGCCTACAGCCATATCAATTGCAGTAACAATGGCATTGAATCTCTTTTTGGGATCTCTTTCATCAGGGCTCAAACCGTAAGGTTGAAAAGCATAATCCGGCGCTTTCCAAATATTCTCTTCCCCCGGTGCAATATTCCTGTCTCCCGGATGATGGGGTGCGTCGAAGGGTAAATAAACCATCCATGGCTTATTCTCTGAAGTTTTCTCATTAATAAAATCTATGGCTGCATTGGCAAACAAGTCGGTACTGTATTCGCCATGTCTATTGATGGAGGTGGTATTGTGATAAAGATCATGTCTACCGGCATATACATGTGAAAAGTGGTCAACATTTCCCGATGCAATCCCAAGAAATTCATCGAAACCTCTTTCTGTAGGCCTGGAGCCCGGGGCAAAGCCAATGTTCCATTTTCCAAAAGCACCTGTCTGATATCCATGAGGACTGCTTTTCAATACCTTTGGAATAATAATTTCAGTCTGTGGAAGACCAATGCCATAATTTCCTGCCAGGCCTCCAAGTTGATAGTCCAGTTTGTTTCTTTGTGGAATCCTACCGGTAAGTAAACTGGCCCTGGAGGCTGTACAAGTAGGAGATCCGGTATAGAAATTGGTTAATACAGCTCCTTGTTTGGCCAATTTATTCAAATTTGGTGTTATGATCGGAGAGTCTTTATTAAGGAATTTAAAATCTCCATAACCAATATTGTCAACAGTAATGATAAGAATATTGGGAGGAGCACTTGAATTGGAATTTTGTCTTCCGTAGGAAGAAATACTGTTTAGGAAACAAACTCCTATAAGAATAAAGGGGATACTTTTAAGCTTAATATAAGGTCTTTGCATGGGTGGTGGTTGTAAGCAATCAATAGATGGAATTAAATGGTAAAATCAAGTTTATCTTTTTGATAAGGGATATTAGTCAAAATTCCTGAAGCCTACAAGACTAATCTATTTAAGGTATTAATTTCATGCCATGAAAGGATTTATCGCTTACCAATGGCAGTTCCTTTTTCAAAATATGCCCCTGTTTATCACTTGATAAAGACTCCTTAAGTTTTGTTATCCTTTTACAAAATGGATAAAAAAATAAGCACTCCCGGAAAATCCGGGAGTGCTTACCATTACCAACCTGTGTTTTGGGTCAGTGCTGTATTCAATTCTCTTTCCCTGTTAGGGATAGGCCACAGGTAATCCCTTTCAGGATCAAAAGACCTATCAAAGCCATCAAGGGATATTTGAACCAAATTGCCATCGCCATCTACGTATTGCATCCCAAGTGGAACACCGGGCATCACATTTTCAGCGATTTTCCACCTTCGAATATCAAATAAGCGGAAGCCTTCAAAAGCCAACTCAATCTGACGTTCATTTCTAACAACTTCCCGCATACTTTCTTGGGTGGCTGCTTGTTCAGGAGTAACAGAAGGAAGCATAACGCTCTCTCTTTGTCTCACCTCATTAATGGCAGCATACACCGTTTCATCCAACTCACCCAGTTCGATTTTGGCTTCAGCATAAGTCAATAATACTTCAGCATATCGAATCAACATGATATTTAAACCCGAATTTGAAGGGTTGCTATAATCTGCGGCATCCACATACTTTCTCACATTATAGCCCGAAGCAGTGGAATAAACAGTTATTTGAACTGCATCAGAGCCATCTGTGCCGGGAATCGTTCCATAAGTCCCACCATCAGGCAAAGGGGTAATTCCGGTTAAAAATACTGATTGGGCCAACCTTGGGTCTCTGTTTTCATGAGGATTGTATGGATCATAGCCACTTTCCGGATCATCTATAGGCAATCCATTGGCCATTGGATAAGCATCAATGATGGCTTTGGTGGGTACATACAAACTCCCACTACTTCCTGAGGTTTGGCTCCATGGTGCTACGCTCGAATAAATATTATGTGCGTTTACATCCACTGCAAATTCTCTCGCGAGAATAACCTCAGAATTATTTTCTCCTTCATATTGAAACAAGTTGAAGTAATCAGGGTATAAACTAAAGACTCCGCTATCCATAATTTCTTTGGCGGCTTCTGCAGCTTCATTGAATTTCCCGGAATAAAGCATCGCTCTGGCTTTGAGTGCCAAGGCTGCACCTTTCCCTATCCTACCATTGTTTTCATAAGGCAACCATTCTGCTGCTTGGGTAAGTTCTTCTTCTATAAAGTCCCAAATCTCAGCAATTGGTGTCCTGGTAACCGTACGGCCTTCTTCTATGTCTATGCCAGAAGTAATCAATGGAACATCTCCATACAACATAATCAATTTAAGGTAAATGTAAGCCCTAAGGGTCATTACTTCGCCCTTAAACCTATTTATAGCCTCTTGATCATCCTCTTCTACAAGGTCTACATTATCCATAAAATCATTGGCTCTTCGTATTCCTTGGTAGGCATTTTCCCATTCTGAATAAAATTTTCCTGAAGCAATGGTGCCAAATCCTCGTTGGATATCTGTATTTGAATTGAAAGGATGGTTGGTCATCAATTGATCTGTTATTCCATCATAGTAGAAAATATTAGTCCCATCTAGAGCAGGATATACTGCATTTGAGGCGTATTCAACATCTTCGAGGGTTTTCCAAAAGATCTCTTTTGAAATCCTATCGTTTGGAATTGTTTCCAATAGATCTTCCTGACATGCCACCAGTGATACGATGGTGAAGCATAGCAATATATATTTAAAATTCTTCATTTTATCAGCGGTTCAATCTTAAAACTTAACATTTGCTCCGAGGGAATACATACTCACTTGTGGGTAGTACTGTCCCCTTCCCGAAGGTATTTCAGGATCCAAATCCCATCTGTTTAACTCTGAAAAGGTTAACACGTTAGTAGCCCCTACAAAAACACGAATACTACTTACAGAGATTTTTTCGATTATAGATTCAGGCAGGGTATAACCTAATACTATATTTTTTAGCCTTAAATACGAGGCATCAATCAACTGGGTGTCTGAGGTTTGAAAGTTCCTAGGATCCCCTTTAATTGGTCTCGGAAATTCTGCATCTGTGTTTTCCGGAGTCCAATAGTTGTCGGTATAAATGGCGTGGGTAAAAGTTTCATAGGTAGCGATTTGCTGAAAAGCACCATCTAATCTGGTTTTATGTCCTGCGGCCCCCTGAAATTGGTAAAACAAGTCAAAATTACCATAAGTGAAAGTACCGTTGGTTCCAAAGTCAAATTTAGGAAAAGACAAACCCAGGTACTGATGGTCATTTTCATTGATGATTCCATCCTCGTTAACATCTACATATTTCACATCACCCGGAGCACTATTAGGCCTTAAGGTAGGATAATTATCCACCTCTTCTTGGGTCTGAAAAATTCCATCTGTGATATACCCCCAATGAGAATTGATAGGCATTCCTTCTTGTATAATAAATCGAGGAGCTGTAGTACCTCCGGAAATATAAGGTCCTGAATTAACCAGATCAATCACCTCATTTTTATTTTGACTGAAATTAAGTCCCAGGTCATAGCTTAGTTTATTACCCCCACGGAAATTCAATCCAATTTCATATCCCCTGTTATTTACAACCCCGGCATTCTGCACAGGTGCTCCCAAGCCAATTAAAGCAGGAATAGGCAACTGAAGTAATATTCCATCTGTGGTTTTATCATAATAGTCAAAAGTCAAAGAAATTCTATCATCCAATACCCCCATATCAAAACCTAAATTGGTTTGGTAGGTGGTCTCCCAGGTCAAATTCTGATTGGCAAGATTGGTTTGTGTAAAACCTTGAACCGGTGCTTCATTGAATGAATAATTGATCGCACTTAGGGTTTCGTAGAAAGAATATAATCCTACTGCTTGATTACCTGTACCACCATAAGAACCTCTTAACTTAAATTCATTGATCAAATCTTTCCATTCCATCCAGAAAGTTTCTTCAGAAAGCCTCCACCCGGCAGAAAAAGAAGGGAAAAAACTGTACCTATTGTCTTTATTAAATCGGGAAGAACCATCATACCTGGCATTTACTTCAACGAAATACCGATCATTGTAATTGTAATTTAATCTTGCAAAATAAGACCTTAAACCCCACTCACTGTCAACTCCTGTAGCATCACGATTTTCATTTGAACCTTGACTCAAAGACTGTACATCATTGTTATAAAACTCTTGACGGTATCCTGTAATGAAGTTGGTCTCATGCTCAATAGTGGAATAACCTAACAAGCCCGTAAATTTATGATTGTCCAAAACCTTGTTGTAAGTCAATAGACTGTTTAAGGTTCCTTCGCGAGTATTGGATCTGTATTCGTTTAGACTATTGAAAGCACGCTGAGCCACCCTGCCGGTAAGCGGATCTTCATTTCTGTATTTATTTAGGAAAGTTTTCACCTGAATATGCGTATTTCTAACGGCATACTGGGTAGAAAAATTTAATCCAGGAAGGATTTCATAATCAAACTTCACACTTCCTGTCAGGTAATCATTAATTGTTTTGCTATCTCCGGTAAGTTCTGCAAACAATAGTGGGTTATTAACCTGTGGCCCAAGCCCATATTCACCTGATTCAAATTGTGGCCATGAGAACTTACTTGCATGAAGCATGTATTGAAATACCAGTGACTCTCCATTTCCTGAGGTAGACCTTCCTGCTGGTTGCATTGACTCTTTGGTACGGTAATTTAAATCCCCTGAAAATTTAATTTTTTCAGATGCTTTAAGGTCCAGATTCATTCTGAATTCATTCAGTTTATCACTGAAATTAGGTGCTACCCCATCAATTGCCTGGTGCCTAACACTAAATCTGCCTGAAAAATCTTCTCCACCCCCACTAACAGAAAGTGTATGATTTTGCTGTGGAGCTGTTTTTAACATGCCAAGTTCGTCTTTTCTCCAGTAAGGAAAAGGAAGGGGATATTCTGGACTCGGCGCATTGGCTACATAATTGGCAATGTACTCATCCGTATAAGGAATGCTTCTTCCGGCATTGGCATAAGCGTCATTTTCTAGGTAAAAATAGCTCTCTAAATCCATATGTTCCGGTCGGTTGGTTACCTCTTGAAGCGCAAAGTACCCATCATAACTTACCGCAATTTTTCCTTCT of the Cyclobacterium marinum DSM 745 genome contains:
- a CDS encoding SusC/RagA family TonB-linked outer membrane protein, whose product is MKTKILHLIKMVSRHILYGLLLQVIFLSTLLANDTNAQIKPIDETYLQVDQSEWQIIKIIDLVENQTEYRLVFADDQLNADSKIVLKPGRKSVYEILYEISAKTALKFKQVNNTIYVGKMPESKISPEEEVELMAPIKGVVKDVNGAPIPGATVVVEGTTKGTVSDLDGNFSIDVPEGKALLISFIGYESQRIVPGSQTQLSIVLEEDQTSLDEVVVVGYGVQEKLSVTNSLAQVDGEKLERRPVADFQQSLQGLAPGVTVVDQGGRPGNSNINIRIRGITTLGNNNPLIIVDGIEQRLNDINPNDIASVTVLKDASSAAIYGSRAANGVILVTTKRGSEGKIAVSYDGYFALQEVTNRPEHMDLESYFYLENDAYANAGRSIPYTDEYIANYVANAPSPEYPLPFPYWRKDELGMLKTAPQQNHTLSVSGGGEDFSGRFSVRHQAIDGVAPNFSDKLNEFRMNLDLKASEKIKFSGDLNYRTKESMQPAGRSTSGNGESLVFQYMLHASKFSWPQFESGEYGLGPQVNNPLLFAELTGDSKTINDYLTGSVKFDYEILPGLNFSTQYAVRNTHIQVKTFLNKYRNEDPLTGRVAQRAFNSLNEYRSNTREGTLNSLLTYNKVLDNHKFTGLLGYSTIEHETNFITGYRQEFYNNDVQSLSQGSNENRDATGVDSEWGLRSYFARLNYNYNDRYFVEVNARYDGSSRFNKDNRYSFFPSFSAGWRLSEETFWMEWKDLINEFKLRGSYGGTGNQAVGLYSFYETLSAINYSFNEAPVQGFTQTNLANQNLTWETTYQTNLGFDMGVLDDRISLTFDYYDKTTDGILLQLPIPALIGLGAPVQNAGVVNNRGYEIGLNFRGGNKLSYDLGLNFSQNKNEVIDLVNSGPYISGGTTAPRFIIQEGMPINSHWGYITDGIFQTQEEVDNYPTLRPNSAPGDVKYVDVNEDGIINENDHQYLGLSFPKFDFGTNGTFTYGNFDLFYQFQGAAGHKTRLDGAFQQIATYETFTHAIYTDNYWTPENTDAEFPRPIKGDPRNFQTSDTQLIDASYLRLKNIVLGYTLPESIIEKISVSSIRVFVGATNVLTFSELNRWDLDPEIPSGRGQYYPQVSMYSLGANVKF
- a CDS encoding RagB/SusD family nutrient uptake outer membrane protein — translated: MKNFKYILLCFTIVSLVACQEDLLETIPNDRISKEIFWKTLEDVEYASNAVYPALDGTNIFYYDGITDQLMTNHPFNSNTDIQRGFGTIASGKFYSEWENAYQGIRRANDFMDNVDLVEEDDQEAINRFKGEVMTLRAYIYLKLIMLYGDVPLITSGIDIEEGRTVTRTPIAEIWDFIEEELTQAAEWLPYENNGRIGKGAALALKARAMLYSGKFNEAAEAAKEIMDSGVFSLYPDYFNLFQYEGENNSEVILAREFAVDVNAHNIYSSVAPWSQTSGSSGSLYVPTKAIIDAYPMANGLPIDDPESGYDPYNPHENRDPRLAQSVFLTGITPLPDGGTYGTIPGTDGSDAVQITVYSTASGYNVRKYVDAADYSNPSNSGLNIMLIRYAEVLLTYAEAKIELGELDETVYAAINEVRQRESVMLPSVTPEQAATQESMREVVRNERQIELAFEGFRLFDIRRWKIAENVMPGVPLGMQYVDGDGNLVQISLDGFDRSFDPERDYLWPIPNRERELNTALTQNTGW
- a CDS encoding sulfatase-like hydrolase/transferase: MQRPYIKLKSIPFILIGVCFLNSISSYGRQNSNSSAPPNILIITVDNIGYGDFKFLNKDSPIITPNLNKLAKQGAVLTNFYTGSPTCTASRASLLTGRIPQRNKLDYQLGGLAGNYGIGLPQTEIIIPKVLKSSPHGYQTGAFGKWNIGFAPGSRPTERGFDEFLGIASGNVDHFSHVYAGRHDLYHNTTSINRHGEYSTDLFANAAIDFINEKTSENKPWMVYLPFDAPHHPGDRNIAPGEENIWKAPDYAFQPYGLSPDERDPKKRFNAIVTAIDMAVGRLMDSLDELGIADNTFVFFYSDNGAFYPYLDIQSNAPLNGAGVTLWEGGIRVPALVRWPGKVKANETIDTRLWSLDLMQAAANLAEAELPQDRYYDGRNPLPVLTGATKHSPHASMFFKYKGQEALIWGDYKIFRESNEEPWKLFNLQEDIGETNDLAEKKPDLVKKLEEPFKLTEAEIKSDLERERLTPYSSNKN